The Mesorhizobium koreense genome includes a window with the following:
- a CDS encoding RNA-binding S4 domain-containing protein, whose protein sequence is MAIGERQRIDKWLFFARVAKSRSLAAKLVLAGRIRVNREKVEQTSYPVKPGDVLTITLDRKVLVYRILSSGVRRGPATEARTLYEDLTPPAEQAPAASPAREPGAGRPTKKERRAIDRLNGDSG, encoded by the coding sequence ATGGCCATCGGGGAACGCCAGCGCATCGACAAATGGCTGTTCTTCGCCCGCGTGGCGAAATCGCGCTCTCTTGCCGCGAAGCTCGTCCTCGCCGGCCGTATTCGCGTCAATCGCGAGAAGGTGGAGCAGACATCGTATCCGGTGAAGCCCGGCGACGTCCTCACGATCACGCTCGACCGGAAGGTTCTGGTCTACAGGATTCTCTCATCTGGCGTCAGGCGTGGCCCGGCCACCGAGGCGCGAACGCTCTATGAGGACCTCACGCCTCCGGCGGAACAAGCGCCTGCCGCTTCGCCTGCCCGCGAGCCCGGCGCCGGCAGGCCGACCAAGAAGGAGCGCCGCGCGATCGACCGCCTGAATGGAGACTCCGGCTAG
- a CDS encoding helicase-related protein produces the protein MNLQTMPDIQSVPSGRDVTAILGPTNTGKTHLAIERMVAHESGVIGLPLRLLAREVYGRVVEKVGAANVALHTGEEKIMPPGARFSVCTVEAMPRETDAAFVAIDEVQLAGDLERGHIFTDRILNLRGRQETLLLGAATMRGILERLLKGVSTVTRPRMSHLAYAGQKKITRLPRRSAIVAFSADEVYAIGELIRRQRGGVAVVMGALSPRTRNAQVALYQSGDVDYLVATDAIGMGLNLDVDHVAFAQNRKFDGFQYRDLTAAELGQIAGRAGRHLRDGTFGVTGQVDPLADDLIEKIEGHDFEPVKVLQWRTASFDFSSLDALKRSIETTPGFEGLTKALPAVDQRALEHLSKEPGIRDLAASRERVTTLWDACALPDYRKIAPAQHADLIASIYLDLVRKGQVDEDYLANQVERSSSTEGDIDTLSARIAQIRTWTFVSNRPGWLADPTHWQEKTREIEDRLSDALHERLTKRFVDRRTSVLMKRLRENSMPEAEIGSSGAVLVEGHHVGELQGFRFTADQSAEGEDAKAVKAAAQKALAQEFEERAERFSACANGDLALASDGTVRWIGAPVATLTASDDALKPRVILLADEQLTGPARDKVAARAERFVNYQVESLLKPLNDLSTAEQLSGMARGIAFRLVENFGLLNRRDVAADVKALDQDARAALRRLGVRFGAYHIFVPALVKPGPAGLLTLLWALKNDAKDRPGFGDVVQLLAAGRTSVVTDPAFDPAFYRLAGFRVLGRRAVRVDILERLADLIRPALAWKAGTGVRPEGAFDGNAFTVTPAMMSILGAKAEDMEEILKGLGYRAEAKPAAEVTARLEALDCAAQEAAEAAAAAKAAAEAAQSTAPVVEAEVQVAMEGTQPETSGSSEAAASSPTAEAEPVTGAEPTESQQVVEAAPPHTGEAAQPVTDETGAQGVDAPASPEPEEAPAQAEANDASEAAAPATEKAGDDIRPSEEGAPTIAAATEPAATEEGVEAEAPKPILLWRPARFERGPRHEHQRGHGKGRHQGGGANANVRRDERDAGHRRAGQQEKPGRPDGDGKGRNRHRKGAPGEARNGNGKPAFQKPREERPARFDPDSPFAKLAALRDQLKK, from the coding sequence ATGAATCTCCAGACCATGCCTGACATCCAGTCCGTGCCCTCGGGGCGCGACGTGACCGCCATACTTGGCCCGACCAATACCGGCAAGACGCATCTCGCCATCGAGAGGATGGTGGCGCATGAGAGCGGAGTGATCGGGCTGCCGCTCCGCCTGCTCGCGCGCGAGGTCTATGGGCGCGTGGTCGAAAAGGTTGGTGCCGCCAACGTCGCGCTGCACACGGGTGAGGAGAAGATCATGCCGCCCGGCGCGCGCTTCTCCGTCTGCACGGTAGAGGCGATGCCGCGCGAGACGGATGCGGCCTTCGTCGCGATCGACGAGGTCCAGCTTGCCGGTGACCTCGAACGCGGCCACATCTTCACCGACCGCATCCTCAATCTGCGCGGCCGGCAGGAAACGCTGCTGCTCGGCGCCGCCACCATGCGCGGCATTCTCGAGCGGCTCTTGAAGGGCGTCTCCACCGTCACGCGGCCGCGCATGTCGCACCTCGCCTATGCCGGCCAGAAGAAGATCACGCGGCTGCCGCGCCGCTCCGCGATCGTCGCCTTCTCGGCGGACGAGGTCTATGCGATCGGTGAATTGATCCGCCGCCAGCGCGGCGGCGTGGCCGTGGTCATGGGCGCGCTCAGCCCGCGCACGCGCAACGCGCAGGTGGCGCTCTACCAGTCCGGCGACGTCGATTATCTCGTCGCCACCGACGCCATCGGCATGGGCCTCAACCTCGACGTCGACCATGTCGCCTTCGCCCAGAACCGCAAGTTCGACGGCTTCCAGTATCGCGACCTGACGGCGGCCGAACTCGGCCAGATCGCCGGGCGCGCCGGCCGGCATCTTCGCGACGGCACCTTCGGCGTCACCGGTCAGGTCGATCCGCTCGCCGACGACCTCATCGAGAAGATCGAGGGCCACGATTTCGAGCCCGTGAAGGTGCTGCAATGGCGCACCGCCTCCTTCGATTTCTCCAGTCTCGACGCGCTGAAGCGCTCGATCGAGACGACGCCCGGCTTCGAAGGCCTGACCAAGGCGCTGCCGGCGGTGGACCAGCGCGCGCTGGAGCATCTGTCGAAGGAGCCCGGCATCCGTGACCTCGCCGCCTCCCGCGAGCGCGTCACGACGCTGTGGGATGCCTGCGCCCTTCCCGACTATCGAAAGATCGCTCCCGCACAGCACGCCGACCTGATCGCCTCGATCTATCTCGACCTCGTGCGCAAGGGCCAGGTGGACGAAGACTATCTCGCCAATCAGGTCGAGCGCTCCTCCTCGACCGAAGGCGATATCGATACGCTTTCCGCCCGCATCGCCCAGATCAGGACCTGGACCTTCGTGTCCAACCGTCCGGGCTGGCTTGCTGATCCGACACACTGGCAGGAGAAAACGCGCGAGATCGAGGATCGCCTGTCCGATGCGCTGCATGAGCGATTGACGAAACGCTTCGTAGACCGCAGGACTTCCGTCCTCATGAAGCGCCTGCGGGAAAACAGCATGCCGGAAGCAGAGATAGGTTCGTCGGGCGCCGTCCTGGTGGAAGGCCACCATGTCGGCGAATTGCAGGGTTTTCGCTTCACGGCCGATCAGAGCGCCGAGGGCGAGGACGCGAAGGCAGTCAAGGCCGCGGCGCAGAAAGCGTTGGCCCAGGAATTCGAGGAACGCGCCGAGCGCTTTTCCGCCTGCGCCAATGGCGACCTGGCGCTGGCCTCGGATGGCACCGTGCGCTGGATCGGCGCGCCGGTGGCAACGCTGACTGCCAGCGACGACGCGTTGAAGCCGCGCGTCATCCTGCTGGCCGACGAGCAGCTCACCGGCCCCGCACGCGATAAGGTCGCCGCCCGTGCCGAGCGCTTCGTCAACTATCAGGTCGAGAGCCTGCTGAAGCCGCTGAACGATCTTTCCACCGCCGAGCAGCTTTCCGGCATGGCGCGCGGCATCGCCTTCCGCCTTGTCGAGAATTTCGGCCTCCTGAACCGTCGCGACGTCGCTGCCGACGTGAAGGCGCTCGACCAGGACGCGCGCGCTGCACTGCGCCGTCTCGGCGTTCGTTTCGGCGCCTACCACATCTTCGTGCCGGCACTGGTCAAGCCGGGTCCCGCCGGCCTCCTGACCCTGCTCTGGGCCTTGAAGAACGACGCCAAGGACAGGCCGGGCTTCGGCGATGTCGTGCAGCTGCTCGCCGCCGGCCGCACCTCGGTCGTTACCGATCCGGCATTCGATCCGGCATTCTACCGGCTGGCCGGCTTCCGCGTGCTCGGCCGACGGGCCGTGCGCGTCGATATCCTCGAACGTCTTGCCGACCTTATCCGTCCCGCACTTGCCTGGAAGGCCGGAACCGGCGTGCGGCCGGAGGGCGCCTTCGACGGCAACGCCTTCACCGTCACGCCGGCAATGATGTCGATCCTCGGCGCCAAGGCCGAGGACATGGAGGAAATTCTGAAGGGCCTCGGCTATCGCGCCGAGGCGAAGCCTGCTGCCGAGGTGACGGCGCGGCTGGAAGCACTCGACTGCGCAGCTCAAGAGGCAGCGGAAGCCGCGGCAGCGGCAAAAGCGGCAGCCGAAGCCGCGCAGTCGACTGCACCCGTTGTTGAAGCGGAAGTGCAAGTCGCGATGGAAGGAACCCAGCCGGAGACGTCCGGGAGTAGCGAAGCGGCAGCCTCCAGCCCTACCGCCGAAGCCGAGCCGGTTACCGGCGCCGAGCCCACCGAAAGCCAGCAAGTGGTGGAAGCCGCCCCACCGCACACCGGCGAGGCCGCGCAACCGGTGACCGACGAAACGGGCGCGCAAGGCGTCGATGCCCCTGCCTCTCCCGAACCCGAGGAGGCCCCGGCGCAAGCCGAGGCGAACGACGCCTCCGAGGCGGCAGCACCGGCTACCGAAAAGGCTGGAGACGACATTCGCCCGAGCGAAGAAGGCGCGCCAACCATTGCCGCCGCGACGGAGCCCGCCGCGACTGAAGAGGGCGTGGAGGCCGAGGCGCCGAAGCCGATCCTTCTGTGGCGGCCGGCGCGGTTCGAGCGCGGCCCGCGACACGAACATCAGCGGGGTCATGGCAAGGGCAGGCATCAGGGCGGTGGGGCGAATGCCAACGTCCGTCGCGACGAACGCGATGCCGGCCACCGCCGCGCGGGGCAGCAGGAAAAGCCCGGCCGGCCCGATGGCGACGGCAAGGGCCGCAACCGCCATCGCAAGGGAGCGCCTGGAGAGGCCCGCAACGGCAATGGCAAGCCCGCTTTCCAGAAGCCGCGCGAAGAGCGGCCCGCCCGCTTCGATCCGGACTCGCCCTTCGCCAAGCTCGCCGCGCTCCGCGACCAGTTGAAGAAATAG
- a CDS encoding beta-ketoacyl-ACP reductase, whose translation MARTALVTGGSRGIGAAIALALKDAGYKVAANYAGNDEAAQKFKSETGIPVYKWSVADYDACAAGIGKVEADLGPVDVLVNNAGITRDAPFHKMTREQWNEVIGTNLNGVFNMTHPVWNGMRERKFGRVITISSINGQKGQFAQANYSASKAGDLGFTKALAQEGARAGITVNAICPGYIATDMVMAVPEKVRESIIAQIPAGRLGEAAEIARCVVFLASDEAGFITGSTITANGGQYFC comes from the coding sequence ATGGCAAGGACAGCACTCGTCACCGGTGGCTCGCGCGGCATCGGCGCGGCGATCGCCCTCGCACTGAAAGACGCCGGCTATAAAGTCGCCGCCAACTATGCCGGCAATGACGAGGCGGCCCAGAAATTCAAATCCGAGACCGGCATCCCGGTCTATAAATGGTCGGTCGCCGACTACGACGCCTGCGCGGCGGGCATCGGCAAGGTCGAGGCCGATCTCGGCCCGGTCGACGTGCTCGTCAACAATGCCGGCATCACCCGCGATGCGCCCTTCCACAAGATGACGCGCGAGCAGTGGAACGAGGTGATCGGCACCAACCTGAACGGCGTCTTCAACATGACGCATCCGGTGTGGAACGGCATGCGCGAGCGCAAGTTCGGCCGTGTCATCACCATTTCCTCGATCAACGGCCAGAAAGGCCAGTTCGCCCAGGCCAACTACTCGGCCTCCAAGGCCGGCGACCTCGGTTTCACCAAAGCCCTGGCCCAGGAGGGCGCTCGCGCGGGCATCACCGTCAACGCCATCTGTCCCGGCTACATCGCTACCGACATGGTCATGGCGGTGCCCGAGAAGGTGCGCGAATCCATCATCGCGCAGATCCCGGCCGGCCGGCTGGGCGAAGCGGCCGAGATCGCGCGCTGCGTGGTCTTCCTCGCCTCCGACGAGGCAGGCTTCATCACCGGATCCACCATCACGGCCAATGGCGGGCAGTATTTCTGCTGA
- a CDS encoding acetyl-CoA C-acetyltransferase yields MSASPSIVVASAARTPVGSFNGAFANILAHELGATVIKGALERAGVEAGEVDEVIFGQVLTAGEGQNPARQASIAAGLPKETTAWVLNQVCGSGLRTIAVGMQQIATGDAKIIVAGGQESMSMSPHCAHLRQGVKMGDYKMIDTMIKDGLWDAFNGYHMGITAENVARQFQITRDDQDQFALASQNKAEAAQKAGRFKDEIVPVTVKSRKGDIVVDQDEYIRHGATIEAMQKLRPAFDKEGTVTAANASGINDGAAAVVLMSEEEAKRRGVTPLVRIVSWATAGVDPKIMGTGPIPSSRKALEKAGWKADDLDLVEANEAFAAQACAVNKDLGWNTDIVNVNGGAIAIGHPIGASGARIFNTLVFEMRRRGAKKGLATLCIGGGMGVAMCVEAMN; encoded by the coding sequence ATGAGTGCTTCCCCCTCCATCGTCGTCGCGAGTGCCGCCCGCACCCCCGTCGGTTCCTTCAACGGCGCTTTCGCCAATATCCTCGCGCATGAACTGGGCGCGACCGTCATCAAGGGCGCGCTGGAGCGCGCCGGCGTCGAGGCGGGCGAAGTGGACGAAGTGATCTTCGGCCAGGTGCTGACCGCGGGCGAGGGCCAGAATCCGGCGCGCCAGGCGTCGATCGCGGCCGGCCTGCCCAAGGAGACCACCGCCTGGGTGTTGAACCAGGTCTGCGGTTCGGGGCTGAGGACGATCGCGGTCGGCATGCAGCAGATCGCCACCGGTGATGCCAAGATCATCGTCGCCGGCGGTCAGGAATCCATGTCCATGTCGCCGCATTGTGCGCATCTGCGCCAGGGCGTGAAGATGGGCGACTACAAGATGATCGACACCATGATCAAGGACGGGCTGTGGGACGCCTTCAACGGCTACCATATGGGCATCACGGCCGAGAACGTAGCGCGCCAGTTCCAGATCACCCGCGACGACCAGGACCAGTTCGCGCTCGCCTCGCAGAACAAGGCGGAGGCCGCGCAGAAGGCGGGCAGGTTCAAGGACGAGATCGTCCCGGTCACGGTGAAATCGCGCAAGGGCGACATCGTCGTCGACCAGGACGAATATATCCGCCACGGCGCGACGATAGAGGCCATGCAAAAGCTGCGCCCCGCCTTCGACAAGGAAGGCACGGTGACGGCCGCCAACGCTTCCGGCATCAACGACGGCGCCGCCGCAGTCGTGCTGATGAGCGAGGAAGAGGCGAAGCGCCGCGGCGTCACCCCGCTCGTGCGCATCGTTTCCTGGGCGACCGCCGGCGTCGACCCGAAGATCATGGGCACCGGCCCCATCCCCTCCTCGCGCAAGGCGTTGGAGAAGGCCGGATGGAAGGCTGACGATCTTGATCTGGTCGAGGCCAACGAGGCTTTCGCCGCCCAGGCCTGCGCGGTCAACAAGGACCTCGGCTGGAACACCGACATCGTCAACGTCAACGGCGGCGCCATCGCCATCGGTCACCCGATCGGCGCGTCGGGCGCGCGCATCTTCAACACGCTCGTCTTCGAAATGCGCCGTCGCGGCGCCAAGAAGGGCCTCGCCACGCTTTGCATCGGCGGCGGCATGGGCGTGGCCATGTGCGTGGAAGCGATGAACTAA
- the phaR gene encoding polyhydroxyalkanoate synthesis repressor PhaR has product MPAKDEPVVIKKYANRRLYNTGTSTYVTLEDLAEMVKRGEEFAVQDAKTGEDITHPVLTQIIFELENKDGQNMLPVSFLRQLISFYGDQMQMIVPSFLEQSMAAFAKEQERFREQMKSTLGQSPMDMMKMPSTMKAFEEQTRRNVEMFQNAMRMFTPFPVTSGAASGGSEAKKEKSDKDKDLKELKEQIAAMQKKLDQIGD; this is encoded by the coding sequence ATGCCCGCAAAGGACGAACCGGTAGTCATCAAGAAATACGCGAACCGGCGGCTCTACAACACGGGCACCAGCACCTATGTGACGCTCGAAGATCTGGCCGAAATGGTGAAACGCGGCGAGGAGTTCGCCGTCCAGGACGCCAAGACCGGTGAGGACATCACCCATCCCGTCCTGACGCAGATCATCTTCGAACTGGAGAACAAGGACGGGCAGAACATGCTGCCCGTTTCCTTCCTGCGCCAGCTCATCTCGTTCTACGGCGACCAGATGCAGATGATCGTGCCGAGCTTCCTCGAGCAGTCGATGGCCGCCTTCGCGAAGGAGCAGGAACGCTTCCGCGAGCAGATGAAGTCGACGCTCGGCCAGTCGCCGATGGACATGATGAAGATGCCTTCGACGATGAAGGCCTTCGAGGAGCAGACGCGGCGGAACGTCGAGATGTTCCAGAATGCCATGCGCATGTTCACACCGTTCCCGGTTACGTCGGGCGCGGCGTCAGGTGGTTCCGAGGCGAAGAAGGAAAAGTCCGACAAGGACAAGGATCTGAAGGAATTAAAAGAGCAGATCGCCGCCATGCAGAAGAAGCTCGATCAGATCGGCGACTAG
- a CDS encoding gamma-glutamyltransferase family protein has translation MRAFDLPGRSPVYAENGMAATSHPLATMTALSVLKEGGNAVDAAIAASATLCVVEPHMTGIGGDCFVILAEPDGSLHGLNGSGRAPAAVTGEWYRARFKKVPLTGVHSVTTPGAIRAWETLLERFGTFGFGRLFADAIRYAEDGFAIHPRVAHDWALYAAELAKDEGASLHCLVDGKAPLVGTRHRSPALGATLRKLADGGAKAFYEGEIAHEIADTVQAKGGFLSEEDLAAVTADWIKPISTSYAGHEVFELPPNGQGVTALILLNLLSELDFASLPPDSPERWHMEVEAGRLAYAVRDRYVADPALKAVEIERLLSPQFTRSLARQVDRAHRNPAVTLPETADADTVYLTVVDRDRRAVSFINSLYHAFGSKVVTPHSGIALQNRGACFTLEEGHPNEIGPSKRPLHTIIPAMAYRDGMPSVSFGVMGGAYQPLGHAHVFSNLVDHGMDPQAAIDDARLFWGADGTVEVEAGIDAASREALRARGHSVRPVALPLGGGQMIVIDRKTGFLVGGSDPRKDGLALGW, from the coding sequence GTGCGCGCATTCGATCTGCCCGGCCGCTCGCCGGTCTATGCCGAGAACGGCATGGCGGCGACATCGCATCCGCTGGCTACGATGACGGCCCTTTCCGTCCTGAAGGAAGGCGGCAACGCCGTCGATGCGGCGATAGCGGCTTCCGCAACGCTTTGCGTGGTCGAGCCACACATGACCGGCATCGGCGGAGACTGCTTCGTCATCCTCGCCGAGCCGGACGGCTCGCTCCATGGCCTGAACGGCTCTGGCCGGGCGCCCGCGGCCGTGACCGGCGAATGGTATCGCGCCCGTTTCAAGAAAGTCCCCCTGACGGGCGTGCATTCAGTCACCACACCCGGCGCGATCCGGGCATGGGAGACCCTTCTGGAACGTTTCGGCACGTTCGGCTTCGGCCGCCTCTTCGCCGATGCGATCCGCTATGCGGAAGATGGCTTCGCCATCCATCCGCGCGTGGCGCACGACTGGGCGCTCTATGCCGCCGAACTGGCCAAGGACGAAGGCGCAAGCCTGCATTGCCTGGTCGACGGCAAGGCGCCGCTCGTCGGGACGCGGCATCGCTCGCCCGCGCTCGGAGCAACGCTGCGGAAACTTGCCGATGGCGGCGCAAAAGCCTTCTACGAAGGCGAGATTGCGCACGAGATCGCGGATACGGTGCAGGCGAAGGGCGGCTTCCTTTCCGAGGAAGACCTTGCCGCCGTGACGGCGGACTGGATCAAGCCCATTTCGACCAGCTATGCCGGCCACGAAGTCTTCGAACTGCCACCGAACGGTCAGGGCGTGACCGCGCTGATCCTGCTCAACCTTCTTTCCGAACTGGACTTCGCCTCACTGCCGCCCGACAGCCCCGAGCGCTGGCACATGGAGGTCGAAGCCGGCCGGCTCGCCTATGCCGTGCGTGACCGCTACGTCGCCGATCCGGCGCTGAAGGCGGTCGAGATCGAGCGGCTCCTCTCACCGCAATTCACGCGTTCCCTGGCGAGACAAGTCGATCGCGCCCATCGCAATCCCGCCGTGACGCTCCCGGAAACGGCCGACGCCGACACCGTCTATCTCACCGTGGTCGATCGCGACCGGCGCGCCGTCTCCTTCATCAACTCCCTCTATCACGCCTTCGGATCGAAGGTGGTGACGCCGCATTCGGGCATCGCGCTGCAAAATCGTGGCGCCTGCTTCACGCTGGAGGAAGGCCACCCTAACGAAATCGGCCCTTCCAAGCGTCCTCTTCACACGATCATCCCGGCCATGGCCTACAGGGACGGCATGCCATCGGTTTCCTTCGGGGTCATGGGTGGCGCCTACCAGCCGCTCGGCCACGCCCACGTCTTCTCCAACCTTGTCGATCACGGCATGGACCCGCAGGCCGCGATCGACGACGCACGCCTGTTCTGGGGTGCCGACGGCACGGTTGAGGTGGAAGCCGGGATCGACGCCGCCTCGCGCGAGGCGCTGCGAGCAAGAGGCCATTCCGTGCGGCCGGTCGCCCTGCCGCTCGGCGGCGGCCAGATGATCGTCATCGACCGGAAGACGGGATTCCTCGTCGGGGGCTCCGATCCGCGCAAGGACGGGCTTGCGCTGGGATGGTAG
- the rpmF gene encoding 50S ribosomal protein L32, with the protein MAVPKRKTSPSKRGMRRSADALKAPTYVEDKNSGEMRRPHHIDLKTGMYRGRQVLEPKES; encoded by the coding sequence ATGGCCGTACCGAAACGAAAGACTTCCCCGTCGAAGCGCGGCATGCGCCGCTCGGCGGACGCGCTCAAGGCGCCGACCTATGTCGAGGACAAGAATTCGGGCGAAATGCGTCGCCCGCACCATATCGACCTCAAGACCGGCATGTATCGCGGCCGGCAGGTGCTGGAGCCCAAGGAAAGCTGA
- the mtgA gene encoding monofunctional biosynthetic peptidoglycan transglycosylase — protein sequence MAAYRIGTRRRRGQALGGRASSGLRKWLRRLVIAVVVIAAIPACLTFVYAIPGVHPISTLMLKDLVTGKGYDRRWVSLDAISPHLAYAVIMSEDGQFCRHDGIDWGELNAVIDDALAGEETRGASTITMQSVKNLFLWQGRSFIRKALEAPLALYFDAILSKRRIMEIYLNIVEWGPGIYGAEAAAQYHFKRSALSLTPRQGALLAVTLPNPLHRHPAHPDLGLRRLASLILRRTTRSGDYVKCLQ from the coding sequence ATGGCAGCCTATCGGATAGGAACGCGCCGCCGGCGGGGGCAGGCCTTAGGGGGGCGAGCATCGAGCGGCCTGCGGAAATGGCTGCGGCGGCTCGTCATCGCGGTCGTCGTCATCGCGGCAATCCCCGCCTGCCTGACATTCGTCTATGCCATTCCCGGCGTGCACCCCATCTCGACGCTGATGCTGAAGGATCTGGTGACGGGCAAGGGCTACGACCGGCGCTGGGTGTCGCTCGACGCCATCTCGCCGCATCTTGCCTATGCGGTCATCATGTCGGAGGACGGGCAGTTCTGCCGGCATGACGGCATCGACTGGGGCGAACTGAACGCCGTGATCGACGACGCACTCGCCGGCGAGGAGACGCGCGGCGCCTCCACCATCACGATGCAATCGGTGAAGAACCTCTTCCTGTGGCAGGGACGGTCCTTCATCCGCAAGGCCCTTGAGGCGCCGCTGGCGCTCTATTTCGACGCCATCCTCTCCAAGCGGCGCATCATGGAAATCTATCTCAACATCGTCGAATGGGGGCCGGGCATCTATGGCGCGGAGGCGGCGGCGCAATATCATTTCAAGCGTTCGGCCCTCAGCCTGACCCCGCGGCAAGGGGCGCTGTTGGCCGTTACGCTTCCCAATCCGCTCCACCGGCATCCCGCTCATCCCGATCTCGGGCTGCGTCGTCTGGCTTCCCTCATCCTGAGGCGGACCACCCGCTCCGGCGACTATGTCAAGTGCCTGCAGTGA
- a CDS encoding polyprenyl synthetase family protein has product MKTNSRIPFEMVLAARAAEVETLMERLLDGRTRNGEIARPRRLMQAIRHGALSGGKRLRPFLVMESAALFSVDGEAALRVAAALECVHCYSLIHDDLPAMDDDDLRRGLPTVHKAFDEATAILAGDSLLTEAFAILADVETDLPPERKIALVAALAAAAGAGGMAGGQALDLEAECDAPDEEGIVTLQAMKTGALIRFAAESGAIIAGASADDRERLSSFGSAIGLAFQLADDLLDLTSDAETMGKATGKDEGRGKATLAALHGEEWTRRQLAGLVAQANDLLEPYGEAAETLRAAARFVAERQS; this is encoded by the coding sequence ATGAAGACGAATTCCAGAATCCCGTTCGAGATGGTGCTGGCGGCGCGCGCCGCCGAGGTCGAGACGCTCATGGAGCGGCTCCTGGACGGGCGGACACGCAACGGCGAGATCGCGCGGCCGCGGCGCCTCATGCAGGCGATCCGGCATGGTGCGCTCAGCGGCGGCAAGAGGCTCAGGCCATTTCTGGTCATGGAAAGCGCGGCGCTTTTCTCGGTAGACGGGGAGGCGGCGCTCCGTGTCGCCGCGGCGCTCGAATGCGTCCATTGCTATTCGCTGATCCATGACGATCTGCCGGCGATGGACGACGACGATCTGAGGCGCGGTCTGCCGACCGTCCACAAGGCGTTCGACGAGGCCACTGCCATCCTCGCCGGCGACAGTCTCCTGACCGAAGCCTTTGCCATCCTCGCGGATGTGGAGACGGATCTGCCGCCCGAACGCAAAATCGCGCTGGTCGCGGCCCTTGCCGCCGCCGCCGGAGCAGGCGGAATGGCGGGCGGGCAGGCGCTCGACCTCGAAGCCGAGTGCGATGCGCCGGACGAAGAGGGCATCGTCACGCTGCAGGCGATGAAGACCGGCGCGCTGATCCGCTTCGCGGCGGAATCGGGCGCGATCATCGCCGGCGCCTCGGCCGACGACCGCGAGCGGCTTTCAAGTTTCGGTTCGGCGATCGGGCTCGCCTTCCAGCTTGCGGACGATCTGCTCGACCTGACCTCGGATGCGGAAACGATGGGCAAGGCGACAGGCAAGGACGAGGGCCGGGGCAAGGCGACGCTTGCAGCGCTCCACGGCGAGGAATGGACACGCCGGCAGCTTGCGGGATTGGTCGCCCAGGCGAACGATCTTCTCGAACCCTATGGCGAGGCGGCGGAGACGTTGCGCGCCGCCGCACGGTTCGTCGCGGAACGTCAGAGCTGA
- a CDS encoding lytic transglycosylase domain-containing protein: MAAPRQRSRPRPTAGITACALALLALVSVARAGPETPKKPADNGIDRVCALIATQADVHALPRDFLARLIWKESRFNADAVSPAGAEGIAQFMPGTAKLRGLEDSFDIGQAIPASAAYLADLRRAYGNLGLAAAAYNAGENRVSRWLASGGFLPIETEDYVIDILGEPVDNFTDRSHQATNRPLEPGKDFEQACRDLPVILRTTVPMSSVNLKPWGIQVAGNFRRSAAIRHWQRVRDRFPKLLAGYDIVVSRVRTPIGRRGIYAVRIGADDRRTANEICTKLRSVGGACVVLRNR, encoded by the coding sequence ATGGCCGCACCGAGGCAGCGGAGTAGGCCCCGTCCTACCGCCGGGATTACAGCCTGCGCGCTTGCCCTGCTGGCATTGGTGAGCGTTGCACGGGCGGGACCGGAAACGCCGAAGAAACCGGCGGACAACGGCATCGATCGCGTCTGCGCGCTGATCGCGACACAGGCGGACGTACATGCCCTGCCGCGCGACTTCCTGGCGCGGCTGATCTGGAAGGAAAGCCGCTTCAATGCGGACGCCGTCAGCCCCGCCGGCGCGGAGGGCATCGCCCAGTTCATGCCCGGCACCGCCAAGCTGCGCGGCCTCGAAGACTCCTTCGATATCGGCCAGGCAATCCCCGCATCCGCCGCCTACCTGGCCGACCTCAGACGCGCCTACGGCAATCTCGGCCTCGCGGCAGCCGCCTATAATGCCGGCGAAAACCGTGTTTCGCGCTGGCTTGCCTCGGGCGGTTTCCTGCCGATCGAGACGGAGGACTACGTCATCGATATTCTGGGCGAGCCGGTCGACAATTTCACGGACCGCTCCCATCAGGCGACGAACCGGCCGCTCGAACCGGGGAAAGACTTCGAACAGGCCTGCCGCGACCTGCCCGTCATCCTGCGCACGACCGTGCCGATGTCGTCGGTCAATTTGAAGCCGTGGGGCATCCAGGTCGCCGGTAATTTCCGTCGCTCCGCCGCCATAAGGCATTGGCAGCGCGTCCGCGACCGCTTCCCGAAGCTCCTCGCCGGCTACGACATCGTCGTCAGCCGCGTCCGCACCCCCATCGGAAGGCGCGGCATCTACGCCGTCCGCATCGGCGCGGACGATCGCAGGACGGCGAACGAAATCTGCACGAAATTGCGCAGTGTCGGTGGCGCCTGCGTGGTTCTGAGAAACCGGTAG